Part of the Candidatus Abyssobacteria bacterium SURF_5 genome, CATCTCCAAAACCACAAAGGAAACCCAACAGAGCCAATAAGAAGGAGCAGTCAGCAAAAATCCGCCCCCAAGGGCCGATTTAGATGCGTAAGCCCTATTTATCTCCCGTTGCGTCATAGACAATGAGATGCCAAAAACCATATAATGGTAAAGGAAGGTTCGTACCTTAAATTATGCAGTCCGGAGGGCGGAACACCTTGAAACTCTGTCACAAATGCGGAACTGAGTGGGTCTCACAACATCGCATTCCCGGCCGCACCGAGACGTGCGCCCAATGCGGATATGACCTCCATTGCTGCTTGAACTGCACTTTCTACGACCCCGGCGCTCCTCAGCAATGCAAGAATCCGACAGTCGAACTCGTGCAGGACAAAGAAAAGGGAAATTTCTGCGATGAGTTTGAGTTCGCGAGTGACAAAGGACCTCAAGCGCCCGACCCGCGGCGGGACTCAAGCAGGGATGCCTGGAAAAAGTTGTTCGGCGATTAAAAGAGCCGCAGTTAAACACCGACTTTAAGAAGGAATTCACCGAAATGAATCGAATGGGGGGATACCTCGCGGCGAAGGCGCTGAAGCAGCACGGGGTGAAATATATCTTCACCCTTTGCGGCGGTCATATTCAACCCATATATCTGGGCTGTGCCGAAGTTGGAATAGAATTGATAGACGTGCGCCATGAACAGGCAGCCGCACACGCCGCCGATGGATGGGCGCGGCTGACCCGCCGGCCCGGCGTAGCGGTTGTCACGGCTGGCCCGGGAATTACCAATTCAATTACCGGTATCGCGAATGCATACAAGGCAGGTATTCCTCTTGTGGTCATCGGAGGACAGGCGCCTCTCTTCCAGTTTGAGAAGGGGGCGCTCCAGGAAATGGACCTTGTGGAGCTTCTCAGACCCATCACCAAATGGAGCCAACGTGTCCATCATGCTTTCCGAATACCGGAATACGTTGACCGGGCGTTCCAGCACGCGACCGCGGGGCGTCCCGGACCTGTTTTTCTGGAGATGCCGCTCGACGTTCTGGTTTCGTCGGAAGACGAGAACGTTGTTTCCTTTCCGGGAAACGGACAAGTAGAGCGCGCGCGATCTTTTGGAGACCCGGCTTTGATCGAGACGGCGGCACAGCTTCTTCTGGCGGCAAGAAAACCGGTTTTGTTCGGCGGCAGCGCTATCTGGTGGGACGAGGCGGGCGAAGCGTTGGAAGGGCTGGCTCAATCCCTCTCGGCCCCTGTCTTCGTGAACGGAATGGCGAGAGGATGTATTCCCACTGAGCACCCCTTATTCTACTCGCAGACCCGCGAGAAAGCCCTGAACGAGGCCGATATGCTCCTTCTCGCGGGAGCGGAATTTGACTTCAGGCTCGGCTACGGAGATTCAACCGTTATCAGCTCAGGGGCCAATATCATCCACGTTCATAGCGATCCTGCCGAAATCGGACGAAACCGAGACGTTGAAGTCGGGATTGTCGGCGACACCCGGTCCGTGCTCCTTCAATTGCGCGAAGCGATTGGAAAAGCTTCTCCCTCCGAAGAGCGTAAGAACTGGGTTAATGAACTCAGACTGAAGGAAAACGAGGAACTGAAATCCCTCCAGTCTTTCCGAAAATCGGATCAGATTCCCATACATCCGGCGCGCTTATGCCACGAGATCGACGAGTTTCTCGATCAAGATGCAATCATTATCGGCGACGGCGGCGACATAGTTTCATTGGGTGCTCGTATCCTCCGCTCGCGTGGCCCGGGGCATTGGCTCGATCCCGGCCCCTTCGGATGTCTCGGAATGGGTGTCCCCTTCGGATTAGCCGCCCGGCTGGCAAGACCCGAAAGTCAGATCTTGCTCCTGTACGGAGACGGCTCTTTCGGATTCAATGCGATGGAAATGGATACCGCCGTCAGGTTTCGCCTGCCGATGGTTGTTGTTATCGGCAACGATGGTGGATGGGGGCAGATGCGTTCGGGGGTGCAGGCGATGGCTGTCGACGGTCACCAAGGAGGCACAGAATTGGGTTTCAGTCGATACGAAAAGCTGGTAGAAGCTCTTGGTGGTACTGGGATATATGTAGAGAATCCCGCAGACCTGCGGCCGGCCCTTGAACGGGCGTTCAGCGGCTCGCGGCCATCATGCATCAATGTCAAGATCGATCCGAACGGATCGCGCGAGCTTTTGAGTGCATCACGCGGGATGGGTGGCTGAACGAGCGTTCAGGCCTCCGGGTGTCAATACTTAGAACGGGAAAATTATCATCACCAGAGGGGAAGATCAAGTATACAAAAAATTCACGGAAAAACGCTCGGACTAAAAGCCGGCGAAATTAAGCGTCTTGAGCATATCTACCGGCGCAAAATAGCGCCTGAAAAGGTGATCTCGCACGAAGTCGCCCGCAATTTGACCGAGCTGTCGCACGAGATCAGGAGGCAGATCGCCATCTTAGTCGACAGAAAGGGACGGATCATATTTGTCATCGTCGGCGATGCAAAATCGGTTTTCCTGCCGGATTTGGAAAAGGATTATCCGGCATCCAGTCAGCGGTTGCGCGGATTACGGCTGATCCATACTCACCTGGACTCGGAGCCGCTGTCAGATGACGATTTGACGGACCTTGCTCTCATGAAGTTGGATATGGTAGTGGCCGTTTCTGTTCAGCCCGACGGAATGCCTGGTCTTGCCTATTCTGCACATATTCTGCCGTTAAACCCGAAGAAGGAGAAATGGCGCCTTCTTGAACCGGCGGTTCCGGCTCAGTTGGATGTGGATTTCATTGGACTTGTTGATTCTTTGGAGGAGGAAATCGCGCGGCGCCAGCCGGGCCGAACCCACAGGACCAACAACAGCCGCGCCATACTGGTTAGCGTAACTACGGCTCCTCTGCATGAAGCTGAGGAATCAGCCGAAGAACTGCGACAATTGGCATCGACATCTGACCTTAATGTGGTTGATACAATAATTCAGCGGCGGCGAGAGATCGACCCGCGTTTCCTGATGGGGAAGGGAAAGATGCAGGACTTGATCCTGCGCTCGATGCAGGTCGGCGCCGACATCCTCATTTTTGATCAGAACCTGAACGCCTCCCAACTCAGGTCCATCACCGATATGACGGAGCTGAAGATACTCGATAGGACGCAGTTGATTCTCGACATTTTTTCCCAGCATGCCATGAGCACCGATGGCAAGATTCAGGTGGAGCTTGCACAGTTGAAGTATCTTCTGCCCCGGCTGGTCACGAAGAATACCGCCATGTCGCGGTTGACGGGCGGCATCGGCGGCAGGGGGCCCGGCGAAACCAAATTGGAGATAAACAGGCGGCGCGCGCGCGACCGTATCGTCCACCTCGAGAAGCTGCT contains:
- the hflX gene encoding GTPase HflX; its protein translation is MQKIHGKTLGLKAGEIKRLEHIYRRKIAPEKVISHEVARNLTELSHEIRRQIAILVDRKGRIIFVIVGDAKSVFLPDLEKDYPASSQRLRGLRLIHTHLDSEPLSDDDLTDLALMKLDMVVAVSVQPDGMPGLAYSAHILPLNPKKEKWRLLEPAVPAQLDVDFIGLVDSLEEEIARRQPGRTHRTNNSRAILVSVTTAPLHEAEESAEELRQLASTSDLNVVDTIIQRRREIDPRFLMGKGKMQDLILRSMQVGADILIFDQNLNASQLRSITDMTELKILDRTQLILDIFSQHAMSTDGKIQVELAQLKYLLPRLVTKNTAMSRLTGGIGGRGPGETKLEINRRRARDRIVHLEKLLEHSARNRMTRRSRRRQEGLPIVSIVGYTNAGKSTLLNALTDSHVLVEDKLFATLDTSSRRLRFPREREVIITDTVGFIRDLPPELLAAFKATLEELADASLLLHVADISSPYLENHLRVVEKTLSGLGFSDKPILLALNKVDKISKETAENLARRFSGIPVSALDRNTLMPLLEEMDALVWPE